In the genome of Crassaminicella thermophila, the window ATAAAATCAAATCTAGAAAGGGAGAGCTATTTTAGGCTCTGCCTTTTTTATAGGAGTGATAAGCTTGAATTATCAAATACTTTATAAAGAGGCTTTTCCATTAGTTGAGATAAAATTGCAAAAAGGAGAAATGATAAAGGCAGAATCAGGAGCCATGGTATCCATGTCTAGTACAATAGATGTAGAAGGACGTGTAGAGGGAGGTTTTATGAAAGGGTTAGGGAGGATGTTTGCAGGAGAAAAATTTTTCTTTCAAACCCTTATAGCAAGTCGTGGAGCAGGAGAGGTTTTATTAGCACCATCTGCTCTTGGTGGAGTTGTAGATATAGAACTGGATGGTTCTTATGGTTTATGTGTACAAAAAGATGGTTTCTTGGCAGCTACACAAAACATTGAAGTATCAACTCAGATGCAAAATTTAACAAAAGGTTTATTTTCAGGGGAAGGCTTTTTCATTGTCAGAATAAGTGGAAGAGGTACTGTTTTTGTAAATTCTCTTGGAGCGATCCATGCAATAAATATTCCTGATCAAGAAGAAGTAATTATTGATAATAGTCATTTAGTAGCATGGCCGGAATATATGCAGTATAGTATTGAGAAAGCATCAAAGGGATGGATCTCAAGCTTTACTTCTGGAGAAGGGTTGGTTTGCAGATTTAGAGGGCCTGGAACAGTGCTTATTCAAAGTAGAAATCCTAGTGGATTTGGTTCATGGGTTCGGCAATTTATTCCTTCTTCCAAATAAATAAAGGTTTTAGCAGGATTTTTAAAAAAAAGTTAGAATTAGTAATATTATGTAGAAAATTTCCTGTTTTCAATTTGATAATAAGGGAACTTTGTTATTGAGGGAGGAAAAATCATGGCAATCAATTTACAAAAGGGGCAAAGGATTGATTTAACAAAGGGAAATGCTGGACTATCGAGAATTATGGTTGGACTTGGATGGGATCCTGTTGAGAAAAGTAGTGGAGGAGGTTTCCTATCAAGCTTCTTTGGTGGAGGCAGCAATAATGCAGATATTGACTGTGATGCATCAGTGCTTATGTTAGATGGTAATGGAAAATTAGCTAAAAAACAAGATCTTATCTATTTTGGGAATTTAAGAAGTGCTTGTGGTAGTGTTGTGCATACAGGAGACAATCTTACAGGCGAGGGAGAAGGAGATGACGAGCAAATTATTGTAGAGCTTGGGCTTGTTCCTTCAAATATTCACAAGTTAGTATTTGTGGTAAATATTTATGACTGTATAAGACGCAAGCAGGATTTTGGATTGATCCAAAATGCATATATTCGTATTGTAAATAGTGCAAATATGCAAGAGTTGATTCGATACAATTTATCAGACAATTATGCAGGCAAAACAACTTTGATTGTAGGAGAGATTTATCGTTATAATGGAGAATGGAAGTTTGCTGCTATTGGTGAAGGAACTCAAGATGCTTCACTGAGCGAGATCGTAAAAAAATATACATAAATAATATAAGGAAATAGCAGAGGGGGAAGTATATATGGCTATTAACTTAACTAAAGGACAAAGAATTGATTTAACAAAAACTAACCCAAATCTTAAAAAAATTATTGTAGGACTTGGTTGGGATACAAATAAATATGCAGGTGGATATGATTTTGACTTAGATGCTTCAGCATTTTTAGCTGGAGAAGATGGAAAAGTAAAATATGACCAAGACTTTGTTTTCTATAACAACCTAGAAGGTGGAAATGGTTCAGTTATTCATACAGGAGACAATAGAACAGGTGAAGGAGATGGGGATGATGAGCAAATAAAAATCGAATTTGACAAAGTCCCATCTCACGTACATACAATTGGTATTGCGGTTACAATTCATGATGCAGTACAAAGAAACCAAAACTTTGGACAAGTATCTAATGCATATGTTCGTGTTATAAACGAAGAAACAAACGAAGAAATACTTCGTTATGACTTAGGAGAAGAATTCTCTGTTGAAACAGCCCTTGTTGTTTGTGAGATTTATCGCCACAATGGAGAATGGAAATTTAAAGCAATTGGTAGCGGATTCCAGGGAGGACTGGCTGCGCTTTGTAGAAATTATGGACTTCAAGTAGACTAGGAAAAATAAACCCAAAGCGTTTATAAAGCGTTTTGGGTTTATTTTTATTTTGTAAATACTTTTTTAAAATTTTTATTTTGTTTTATAAGTTTTCTTGATAAAATTTTAATAAGCATAAATTGGAATGAATCTTTCAAAAAGATAAAGGAGATATACGATGAGGTATTTTAATTATTTAACTCCTGAAGAAATAGAATCTATTTTTTATTCTCCTCCCCAGAACTTTAGTAGAGATAGCTCAAAGGATTTGCTTGCTTATACATTGGGTGCAACTTTATATATGCCTGCTACAAAGGAAAATATTGCAGAAGATATTATAACTAAGAAGAATGCAGGAATAATGTCTATGGTTATCTGTTTAGAAGATGCTATTGGAGATTACGCAATTATAGAGGCAGAAAAATATGTATGTAGGCATTTTAACAAATTATCTTTGGCAATAAAAAATGGGGAGATAGATGATCAAAATATTCCCCTTATTTTTTTAAGAGTAAGGAATAAAGAGCAGATGTTAAGCATGGCTGACCAAATAGGAGAAGATATAAAATTACTAACAGGATTTGTGTTTCCAAAGTTCTCTTATGAAAATGGAGCAGGTTTTTTCGAAGCCTTAAAGAAGATAAATACTATATTAGGAAAAAAGCTATATGGTATGCCTATTTTTGAAACAGCGGATATAATCTATAAGGAAACAAGAATGCAGTCATTAGGTAAAATAAGGAATGTATTAGATGACTATAATGAATTGGTACTCAATATACGAGTGGGAGCAACGGATTTTTCTAGTCTGTTTGGAATTAGGCGAGGTTATGATATGACTATTTATAATATAGCTGTTATTCGGGATTGCATTGCAGATATATTAAATTGTTTTGCAAGAGAAGGTAGTCAGTATGTTATATCAGCTCCAGTTTGGGAATATTTTTCAAGTGGGGATAGAGTATTAAAGCCTCAATTACGCAGGAGTCCATTTGAAGATATTTATGGTTCAGAAGGAATTGAAATTAGGAAGGAGCTTTTAGATGCTTATTTAGATGGTCTTATTCAAGAAGTACTTTTAGATAAAGCAAATGGATTTATTGGAAAGACTATTATTCATCCAAGCCACATCACACCTGTACAGTCTCTATATGTAGTAAGCCATGAAGAATATATGGATGCATCTAGTATTATAGAAAATAACGATGGCAGTATTGGTGTTATGAAAAGCCAGTATAAAAATAAAATGAATGAAATAAAACCACATTTAAATTGGGCAAAAAAAATTATGATAAAATCAAAAATATATGGGGTGTATCATGAAAGACAAAACTTTACCAGTTTACTTACCAAAAAAGTATACGTATAATATATTAAAAGATTTATGTGTAACAGTAAATATTACAAAAAATCATTACAATATTCCAATAGAAAGCTTGTTTTTAATGGCTGCAAGAAAAAATAAAAAAAGAGGATTTTTATTTGTAAGTAAATTACTTGGAAAACATATTCCTGTTTTTCCTCATGCTTCACTTTTAACTGGAGTGGCTTTAGCAAGAGAATATATGAAAGAGGTTTATGGAGAAAATACTTTTCTTACAAAAGATATAATAGATGGGTTGATTAATCAAGAAGATAGCAAATACATTTATGAAAGAATTAAAGAACAATATATAGAGTTGCCAGAACAAACTATATTTATTGGCTTTGCAGAAACAGCTACTGCATTAGGGCATTCTGTGTATGATGCTTTTTCTAAAAATGCAACATATATACATACTACGAGGGAAAATATAATAAACCTTGATTCCGTTATTAATTTTGAAGAAGAACATTCTCATGCAACGACGCATAGACTTTACCTGCTAGATAAAGAGTTATTATCATCGAAAGCTCCTGTTGTATTGGTAGATGATGAGATTACGACAGGAAAAACAGCAATCAATATTATAAAAGCAATTCATAAAGCTTATCCAAGAAAGGAATATGCTATTGTATCTATACTTGATTGGCGTACTGATGAGGATAAAAAAAGATATGAAGAATTAGAAAAAAGTTTAGGAATAAAAGTGCACACTGTTTCACTTATTTCAGGTTCTATTGAAGTAGAAGGAAAACCGATTACAGATATAGAAGCTAATGATAAAAAAACAGTAAAAAATAATATAAATCCAGTAATAAATATTTATAAATTACAAGAAAAAGAAGTATTTTTTAAAAGTATATTATTTTCTTCTAAAAATACATTAGGACAGATAAATGCAAGCCCTTATTTGAAAGAAACAGCTAGATTTGGGATTACAAGCAAAGATCGTGATTATA includes:
- a CDS encoding TerD family protein produces the protein MAINLTKGQRIDLTKTNPNLKKIIVGLGWDTNKYAGGYDFDLDASAFLAGEDGKVKYDQDFVFYNNLEGGNGSVIHTGDNRTGEGDGDDEQIKIEFDKVPSHVHTIGIAVTIHDAVQRNQNFGQVSNAYVRVINEETNEEILRYDLGEEFSVETALVVCEIYRHNGEWKFKAIGSGFQGGLAALCRNYGLQVD
- a CDS encoding TIGR00266 family protein, which produces MNYQILYKEAFPLVEIKLQKGEMIKAESGAMVSMSSTIDVEGRVEGGFMKGLGRMFAGEKFFFQTLIASRGAGEVLLAPSALGGVVDIELDGSYGLCVQKDGFLAATQNIEVSTQMQNLTKGLFSGEGFFIVRISGRGTVFVNSLGAIHAINIPDQEEVIIDNSHLVAWPEYMQYSIEKASKGWISSFTSGEGLVCRFRGPGTVLIQSRNPSGFGSWVRQFIPSSK
- a CDS encoding TerD family protein; this encodes MAINLQKGQRIDLTKGNAGLSRIMVGLGWDPVEKSSGGGFLSSFFGGGSNNADIDCDASVLMLDGNGKLAKKQDLIYFGNLRSACGSVVHTGDNLTGEGEGDDEQIIVELGLVPSNIHKLVFVVNIYDCIRRKQDFGLIQNAYIRIVNSANMQELIRYNLSDNYAGKTTLIVGEIYRYNGEWKFAAIGEGTQDASLSEIVKKYT
- a CDS encoding HpcH/HpaI aldolase/citrate lyase family protein, which gives rise to MRYFNYLTPEEIESIFYSPPQNFSRDSSKDLLAYTLGATLYMPATKENIAEDIITKKNAGIMSMVICLEDAIGDYAIIEAEKYVCRHFNKLSLAIKNGEIDDQNIPLIFLRVRNKEQMLSMADQIGEDIKLLTGFVFPKFSYENGAGFFEALKKINTILGKKLYGMPIFETADIIYKETRMQSLGKIRNVLDDYNELVLNIRVGATDFSSLFGIRRGYDMTIYNIAVIRDCIADILNCFAREGSQYVISAPVWEYFSSGDRVLKPQLRRSPFEDIYGSEGIEIRKELLDAYLDGLIQEVLLDKANGFIGKTIIHPSHITPVQSLYVVSHEEYMDASSIIENNDGSIGVMKSQYKNKMNEIKPHLNWAKKIMIKSKIYGVYHERQNFTSLLTKKVYV